In one window of Fictibacillus phosphorivorans DNA:
- the galU gene encoding UTP--glucose-1-phosphate uridylyltransferase GalU yields the protein MKVKKAIIPAAGLGTRFLPATKAQPKEMLPIVDTPTIQYIIEEAVDAGIEDILIVTGRGKRAIEDHFDKSLELEETLKEKGKDEELARIQKISNMADIHYIRQKEPKGLGHAIWCARKFIGNDPFAVMLGDDIVRAQKPCLKQLIQEFEARNSSVIGVQEVPTKDVSKYGVVEYDNSFNSGNGLYKVKSLVEKPSIEEAPSNLAIMGRYVLTPEILDILEHLKPGKGNEIQLTDALQELNGIQEVFAYLFEGKRYDIGDKYGFVQATVEFALEREDIGEPLLNWLRQVVKERS from the coding sequence ATGAAAGTAAAAAAAGCGATAATACCCGCTGCAGGATTAGGTACAAGATTCTTACCAGCAACAAAAGCACAACCAAAAGAAATGCTGCCAATCGTGGATACACCAACGATACAATACATTATTGAAGAAGCTGTGGATGCAGGTATTGAAGACATCCTGATCGTAACTGGAAGAGGAAAGCGTGCGATTGAAGATCACTTCGATAAATCTCTTGAACTGGAAGAAACATTGAAGGAAAAAGGAAAGGATGAAGAGTTAGCTCGTATTCAGAAGATCTCGAATATGGCTGATATTCACTATATTCGTCAAAAAGAACCAAAAGGGCTTGGACATGCTATTTGGTGTGCACGTAAATTTATCGGTAATGATCCATTTGCAGTTATGCTTGGTGATGATATTGTTCGCGCGCAAAAGCCTTGTCTAAAACAACTTATTCAAGAATTTGAAGCACGCAACTCTTCAGTAATCGGTGTTCAAGAAGTACCGACGAAAGATGTTTCTAAATATGGAGTTGTAGAATACGACAATTCGTTCAACTCTGGTAATGGACTATATAAAGTGAAAAGCCTTGTGGAGAAGCCTTCGATTGAAGAAGCGCCGTCTAACTTGGCTATTATGGGAAGATATGTGTTAACGCCTGAGATCTTAGACATTCTGGAGCATTTAAAGCCTGGAAAAGGGAATGAGATTCAGCTTACAGATGCGTTGCAGGAATTAAATGGAATTCAAGAAGTGTTTGCATATCTGTTTGAAGGTAAACGCTATGATATAGGGGATAAATACGGCTTTGTTCAAGCGACCGTAGAATTCGCCTTAGAGAGAGAAGATATTGGAGAGCCTTTGCTTAATTGGCTGAGACAAGTAGTAAAAGAACGTTCATAA
- a CDS encoding UDP-glucose dehydrogenase family protein produces MNICVIGTGYVGLVSGTCFSEIGNKVTCIDLDEEKIERLKQGIIPIYEPGLKELVLKNIEEERLHFSTNLAEGMKDAEVVIIAVGTPQAPSGEANLEYVENVAVSIGENLNGYKVIVTKSTVPVGTGQRVKSIISEYSHGKYEFDVASNPEFLREGSAVYDTMNMDRAVIGVESKRAEEVLTKLHEPFNTEVVVTNVETSEMIKYASNAFLATKISFINEIANLSEHFGADVIKVAEGMGLDKRIGKHFLQAGIGYGGSCFPKDTSALIHIGREVGEDLSILKAVEEVNGKQRMRIADKVNEIYPDLEGKKLAVLGLAFKPNTDDMRYAPSIDLIPYFKNKGAEVIAYDPIAYENAAKEIEGLQYSTDLYETIKDSDAVIILTEWDEVKKMDLSKVKELVNEPIIIDGRNIYKLDDMKNSGFYYASIGRPTIK; encoded by the coding sequence ATGAATATTTGTGTTATTGGAACAGGGTATGTCGGACTAGTGTCAGGAACTTGTTTTAGTGAAATCGGAAACAAGGTTACCTGTATCGATTTAGATGAAGAAAAGATCGAACGCCTTAAACAAGGAATCATACCGATCTATGAGCCTGGTTTAAAGGAATTGGTGTTAAAAAATATTGAAGAAGAACGTCTTCACTTTTCAACCAACTTGGCTGAAGGTATGAAGGATGCAGAAGTAGTCATTATCGCTGTTGGAACTCCGCAGGCACCATCTGGAGAAGCAAACTTAGAATATGTAGAAAATGTTGCGGTTTCGATCGGAGAAAACTTAAACGGTTATAAAGTTATTGTTACAAAAAGTACGGTTCCAGTAGGTACGGGACAACGTGTGAAGAGCATCATTAGTGAGTATTCACATGGTAAGTATGAATTTGATGTTGCTTCTAACCCAGAGTTCCTCAGAGAAGGTTCAGCGGTATACGATACAATGAATATGGATCGAGCTGTTATTGGAGTAGAGTCTAAGCGAGCAGAAGAAGTTCTTACTAAGCTTCATGAGCCATTTAACACAGAAGTTGTTGTAACAAACGTTGAGACGTCAGAAATGATTAAATATGCTTCCAATGCATTCCTAGCTACAAAAATCAGTTTCATCAACGAAATCGCTAACCTAAGCGAACATTTTGGAGCAGACGTTATCAAAGTTGCTGAAGGTATGGGCCTTGATAAGAGAATTGGAAAGCATTTCTTACAAGCTGGTATTGGATACGGTGGTTCATGTTTCCCGAAAGACACAAGTGCTCTTATCCACATCGGAAGAGAAGTTGGGGAAGACCTCAGCATCCTTAAAGCTGTAGAAGAAGTTAACGGAAAGCAAAGAATGAGAATTGCTGATAAAGTGAACGAAATCTACCCTGATCTTGAAGGTAAGAAACTTGCCGTTCTAGGGCTGGCGTTCAAGCCAAATACAGACGATATGCGTTATGCGCCTTCCATTGATCTTATTCCGTACTTCAAGAACAAAGGTGCTGAAGTAATCGCTTATGATCCGATCGCTTATGAAAACGCAGCGAAAGAGATCGAAGGACTGCAATATTCTACAGATCTTTATGAGACCATTAAAGATAGCGATGCCGTTATCATCTTAACGGAGTGGGATGAAGTGAAAAAGATGGATCTTTCGAAAGTAAAAGAATTAGTTAACGAACCGATTATTATTGATGGCCGAAACATCTACAAGTTAGATGATATGAAAAATTCCGGCTTCTATTATGCTTCAATCGGTCGTCCAACAATCAAATAA
- a CDS encoding sugar transferase, translated as MNRAETNNYYNSYTQQADTNKIAEYSKINDSTFLFTKRLIDLMAVLLLSIPAAIIVLITMIAIRIESKGSALYFQERCGLNGKVFNVIKLRSMYTDAECNGPQWAQKNDSRVTKVGKFIRATRIDELPQLINVLRGDMSFVGPRPERPMFVEEFSKDIPDFKDRLLVKPGLTGWAQVNGGYDISAKEKLHLDKYYIRNISIAMDIKILLSTIRVVFTGDGAR; from the coding sequence ATGAATCGCGCTGAAACAAACAATTATTATAATTCCTATACACAACAAGCTGACACAAATAAAATAGCAGAGTACTCTAAAATCAATGACTCAACGTTTCTTTTTACTAAACGTTTAATTGATTTAATGGCCGTCTTACTATTAAGCATACCAGCTGCAATCATTGTACTAATTACAATGATCGCCATTCGAATAGAATCCAAAGGATCTGCACTGTATTTCCAAGAACGCTGTGGACTTAATGGTAAAGTATTTAACGTGATCAAATTACGTTCTATGTACACAGATGCAGAGTGTAACGGTCCACAATGGGCACAAAAGAACGACTCACGTGTTACTAAAGTAGGTAAGTTCATCCGAGCAACTCGTATTGATGAATTACCACAGTTAATTAATGTGCTGCGTGGAGACATGAGTTTCGTTGGTCCTCGTCCTGAACGTCCTATGTTTGTTGAAGAGTTCTCTAAAGATATTCCGGATTTTAAAGATCGCTTACTAGTTAAACCAGGATTGACAGGATGGGCGCAAGTGAATGGTGGATATGATATTTCTGCTAAAGAAAAGCTACATCTTGATAAGTATTACATCCGTAATATCAGCATTGCGATGGATATAAAAATCTTGTTAAGTACCATTCGAGTCGTATTTACGGGTGACGGTGCAAGATAA